In one Candidatus Planktophila vernalis genomic region, the following are encoded:
- a CDS encoding TerC family protein: MQVSTLVWSITVGLILALILVDLFTASRKAHDVKFKEAVATTLFYVSISIGFGLWVWSYFGSTYGTEFFAAYLVEYSLSIDNLFIFVIILAQFAVPSIHHQKVLLIGVLLALVLRAIFISIGAVAISAFSFTFAIFGAILIWTGIGLFKHWDEDPEPNDNFLVRTLRKRMSMVNEYHGSKLFIKVSGKRFATPMFLVIIAIGSTDLLFALDSIPATFGVTSQTFLVFTANAFALLGLRALYFLIKGLLDKLIYLSLGLSFILIFIGIKLMLTYAHEIFDSVPKIPTPVSLAVIATILLIATIASLIKSKQSPEMKAHPGRITDHKEEDSK; encoded by the coding sequence GTGCAGGTTTCAACACTCGTCTGGTCAATAACCGTAGGGCTAATTCTTGCTTTAATTTTAGTGGATCTATTCACCGCATCCCGAAAAGCCCATGATGTTAAGTTCAAAGAGGCTGTAGCAACAACATTGTTCTATGTCAGCATTTCAATTGGCTTTGGCCTTTGGGTCTGGTCCTACTTTGGTTCAACCTACGGAACTGAATTCTTCGCCGCCTACTTAGTCGAGTACTCACTTTCTATTGATAACTTGTTTATCTTCGTCATTATTTTGGCTCAGTTTGCTGTACCAAGCATTCATCACCAAAAAGTTCTACTCATTGGTGTGCTGCTCGCCCTTGTCTTAAGAGCCATCTTCATCTCCATCGGAGCAGTTGCAATATCTGCCTTCTCCTTTACCTTTGCAATATTTGGCGCAATCCTGATTTGGACAGGAATTGGACTGTTTAAGCATTGGGATGAAGATCCAGAACCAAATGATAATTTCTTGGTTCGTACTCTTAGAAAACGTATGTCTATGGTCAATGAGTACCATGGCTCAAAACTCTTTATAAAGGTCAGTGGTAAGCGCTTTGCAACACCAATGTTCTTGGTCATCATTGCAATTGGGTCAACAGACCTACTCTTTGCCCTGGATTCAATCCCAGCAACATTTGGTGTTACCTCTCAAACCTTCCTAGTTTTCACAGCTAACGCATTTGCACTCCTTGGTCTACGAGCCCTCTATTTCCTCATAAAGGGCCTGCTCGATAAGTTGATTTACCTCTCCCTAGGACTTTCGTTCATTTTGATTTTCATTGGAATTAAGCTCATGCTCACTTACGCCCATGAAATCTTTGATAGTGTTCCAAAGATTCCTACTCCAGTAAGTCTTGCTGTGATTGCGACAATTTTGTTAATTGCAACAATTGCTAGCTTGATTAAGAGTAAGCAGAGCCCTGAGATGAAGGCCCATCCTGGGCGTATTACTGATCACAAAGAAGAGGACAGTAAGTGA
- a CDS encoding PGPGW domain-containing protein, which translates to MKKNWLLLPKGLRKIIAFSVGSFLVLAGLVLIVLPGPFTMPLVIAGFFVLAVEFAWAERLLAKAKGHASKIVPKKYKK; encoded by the coding sequence GTGAAGAAGAACTGGTTGCTCTTGCCCAAGGGCTTGAGAAAGATCATTGCTTTTTCTGTTGGCTCATTTTTGGTTCTAGCCGGCTTGGTTTTAATTGTTCTTCCAGGTCCTTTCACAATGCCCTTAGTAATTGCTGGATTTTTTGTTCTAGCCGTTGAGTTTGCTTGGGCCGAAAGGTTATTAGCAAAGGCTAAAGGTCATGCAAGCAAGATTGTGCCTAAGAAATACAAGAAGTAA
- a CDS encoding GNAT family N-acetyltransferase gives MPHSITCVELDADEWARLRDIRLRALLDSPHAFGGTYEKENLLDEQQWRLDFAKQTHIVASVDGVDAAMMFVENLQGDFGATCWVGGCWSDPDFRGMGLMRAMFEFLDKQADSRNWSVQGLGVWTDNNAAIAAYEKLGFIEMGGPQASTRQPGKFYQRMIRKTVSA, from the coding sequence ATGCCTCACTCCATCACATGCGTTGAATTAGACGCTGATGAATGGGCGCGGCTGCGAGATATTCGCTTAAGAGCTCTTCTTGATAGCCCACATGCATTTGGTGGTACTTATGAGAAAGAAAACCTGCTTGATGAACAACAATGGCGGTTAGATTTTGCAAAGCAAACTCACATCGTTGCTTCAGTAGATGGTGTTGATGCTGCCATGATGTTTGTGGAAAATCTTCAAGGTGATTTTGGTGCCACATGCTGGGTTGGTGGATGTTGGAGTGATCCTGATTTTCGAGGGATGGGCCTGATGCGCGCCATGTTTGAATTCTTAGATAAGCAAGCAGATTCGCGAAATTGGTCAGTACAAGGCCTTGGTGTGTGGACAGATAACAATGCAGCGATCGCGGCTTATGAAAAATTAGGTTTTATTGAAATGGGTGGACCCCAAGCGAGCACGCGTCAGCCCGGAAAGTTTTATCAGCGAATGATTAGAAAAACAGTTTCAGCTTAA
- a CDS encoding mandelate racemase/muconate lactonizing enzyme family protein — protein MIFGSITKLETFTDEFVCFVKVTTSDGHIGWGQTSNYHSDITAQVFHRQVAPWVLGKDASDIGALVTLVEAREHKFPGSYRARANAGLDTALWDLRGKVEGKPVVELLGGTAKKLRTYASSMRRDITPKDEAERLVKLRDEFGFDAFKWRVGAECGNDIDEWPGRTEEVVPVVSRALGDGISKLVDGNSGFSPKRAIEVGALLEAEGIGHFEEPCKYWELEETKQVTDALNIDVTGGEQDWDLVTWQRMIDMRAVDVLQPDIMYMGGIWRTLKVVEMAKKAGMPITPHSANLSLVTICTMHLLGAIPNPGKYLEFSIEGFEYYPWQKDLFLGNPFAIEGGKVQIPQGPGWGVEINPAWLAKAKYQVSEI, from the coding sequence ATGATCTTTGGATCAATTACAAAGCTAGAGACTTTCACTGATGAGTTTGTCTGCTTTGTTAAGGTAACAACATCTGATGGTCACATCGGTTGGGGACAAACCTCTAACTATCACTCAGATATCACTGCCCAGGTTTTTCATCGCCAAGTAGCACCATGGGTATTAGGTAAAGATGCATCAGATATTGGAGCACTAGTTACTTTAGTTGAAGCCCGTGAACATAAATTTCCAGGAAGCTACCGCGCTCGGGCCAATGCTGGTTTAGACACCGCGTTATGGGATTTGCGTGGCAAGGTTGAAGGCAAACCTGTTGTTGAACTATTGGGTGGCACTGCCAAGAAGCTTCGCACCTACGCATCTTCAATGCGCCGTGACATCACACCAAAGGATGAAGCAGAGCGCTTAGTAAAGCTACGTGATGAGTTTGGATTTGATGCATTTAAGTGGCGCGTTGGCGCAGAGTGTGGAAATGATATTGATGAGTGGCCTGGGCGCACAGAAGAAGTTGTTCCTGTGGTCTCTCGCGCACTTGGTGATGGAATCTCAAAGTTAGTAGATGGCAATAGTGGATTTTCTCCTAAGCGCGCAATTGAAGTTGGTGCGCTTTTAGAGGCAGAAGGCATTGGTCACTTTGAAGAGCCTTGCAAGTACTGGGAGCTCGAAGAAACCAAGCAAGTAACTGATGCACTAAATATTGATGTAACTGGTGGTGAGCAAGATTGGGATCTAGTCACCTGGCAGAGAATGATTGATATGCGTGCTGTGGATGTTTTGCAGCCAGACATTATGTATATGGGTGGAATCTGGAGAACGTTAAAAGTTGTTGAGATGGCAAAGAAGGCAGGAATGCCGATTACTCCTCATAGTGCCAACCTCTCTTTGGTAACTATCTGCACAATGCACCTTCTTGGAGCAATTCCTAACCCAGGAAAATATCTAGAGTTTTCAATTGAGGGCTTTGAATATTACCCATGGCAAAAAGATCTCTTTCTAGGAAATCCTTTTGCAATTGAAGGTGGAAAAGTACAGATTCCACAGGGCCCAGGCTGGGGTGTTGAGATAAACCCAGCATGGTTAGCAAAAGCTAAATATCAAGTCTCAGAGATTTAA
- a CDS encoding ABC transporter ATP-binding protein has product MSSSTYVQLVDLAKYFGKVKALDGLSLDIAQGELVALLGPSGCGKTTALRALAGLQELDRGQLLVDGKDVTFQSASKRGMGMVFQAYSLFPHMTARENVEYGLKLRTHKVSSQKRKERSAELLELVGLSTHANHYPYQLSGGQQQRIALARALAISPKVLLLDEPLSALDAKVRTQLREEIRRIQIELGTTTLFVTHDQEEALSIADRVGVMRNGQLEQIAAPSELYDRPKTSFVAEFVGLTNPISGKVSGGSIEVLGSVVKTLPGSVTSGTGIALVRPESVDVVASKSGNATVAAASFLGASCRLNITMNDGTKVTAQLPSSDAAGIGAGATVSVSLLDMPVFVKAAG; this is encoded by the coding sequence TTGAGCTCATCAACATATGTACAACTAGTTGACCTTGCCAAGTACTTTGGAAAGGTCAAGGCACTTGATGGTCTGAGTTTGGACATCGCACAAGGTGAACTCGTCGCACTATTAGGCCCTTCAGGTTGTGGCAAGACAACTGCGCTGCGAGCCCTTGCTGGCTTGCAAGAGTTAGATCGTGGTCAGCTCCTAGTTGATGGCAAAGATGTAACTTTCCAGAGTGCTAGTAAGCGTGGAATGGGAATGGTTTTCCAGGCCTATTCACTCTTTCCACATATGACTGCGCGCGAAAATGTTGAGTATGGTTTAAAACTACGCACACATAAGGTTTCAAGCCAAAAGCGTAAAGAACGCTCAGCTGAACTTTTAGAGTTAGTTGGTCTATCAACCCACGCAAATCACTATCCATATCAGCTCTCTGGTGGACAGCAACAGCGCATTGCGCTGGCCCGCGCACTTGCGATTTCACCAAAGGTACTACTGCTAGATGAGCCGCTGTCAGCACTTGATGCCAAGGTTCGCACGCAGTTGCGTGAAGAAATCCGCCGTATTCAAATAGAACTTGGAACCACAACCCTCTTTGTTACCCACGATCAAGAAGAAGCGCTCAGCATTGCTGATCGCGTGGGAGTTATGCGCAATGGTCAGCTAGAACAAATCGCTGCCCCATCAGAGCTCTATGACCGCCCAAAGACTTCCTTTGTTGCTGAGTTCGTTGGTCTAACCAATCCAATCTCTGGCAAGGTCTCTGGCGGCTCAATTGAAGTTCTAGGAAGCGTAGTTAAAACTCTGCCAGGCTCTGTAACTTCTGGAACTGGTATCGCACTCGTGCGACCAGAGAGCGTTGATGTTGTTGCCAGCAAGTCAGGCAATGCAACTGTTGCTGCGGCAAGCTTTCTTGGAGCATCATGCCGCTTGAATATCACTATGAATGATGGAACTAAAGTCACAGCCCAGCTTCCAAGCTCTGATGCTGCTGGCATCGGTGCAGGTGCAACTGTCTCTGTTTCACTTCTAGATATGCCAGTCTTTGTGAAGGCAGCTGGATGA
- a CDS encoding ABC transporter permease — translation MGATSMKQKMGVKIWRWSIITVVGFYLLVPLYAMLDFSTKPYGFENAGRSLRAWKVIGTQEALFEAVTRSLITALIVMAIILFLVVPTAIWVQLKLPLLRRPFELLCLIPLAIPAIVIVVGIAPLYRWISINLSESPITLAGVYSMLILPYTYRSLSAALDAVDIHTLAEAATTLGAGISRVIFGIIMPTIKTGIINGSFIAIALVLGEFTISNILNFKTFQVVIAQIGRTDGQVAVAVSVASLLFVLVLLLLIPNKKRQGAVLDVDVA, via the coding sequence GTGGGAGCAACGTCGATGAAGCAGAAAATGGGTGTGAAAATCTGGCGCTGGTCAATCATTACAGTTGTCGGTTTTTATCTTTTAGTCCCTCTCTATGCGATGTTGGATTTTTCAACTAAGCCGTATGGTTTTGAAAATGCTGGTCGCTCATTGCGAGCTTGGAAAGTCATCGGAACTCAAGAGGCTCTCTTTGAGGCTGTGACACGCTCACTCATCACCGCACTTATCGTCATGGCGATCATCCTCTTCTTAGTTGTACCAACAGCGATTTGGGTGCAGTTGAAGTTACCTCTACTTCGCCGCCCATTTGAACTTCTTTGTCTCATTCCTCTAGCCATTCCTGCCATCGTTATCGTTGTAGGAATTGCGCCGCTATACCGTTGGATTTCTATCAATCTGAGTGAATCCCCTATCACTCTGGCTGGTGTGTATTCCATGCTTATTCTCCCTTACACATATCGCTCACTCTCAGCAGCCCTTGATGCCGTTGATATTCACACCTTGGCTGAAGCTGCAACGACCTTAGGTGCCGGAATTTCGCGAGTGATCTTCGGAATCATCATGCCAACGATTAAAACTGGAATCATCAATGGTTCATTCATCGCCATCGCCCTTGTGCTGGGTGAATTTACGATTTCAAACATTCTAAATTTCAAGACTTTCCAAGTAGTTATCGCTCAAATCGGACGTACAGATGGACAAGTTGCAGTTGCGGTCTCTGTTGCCTCATTGCTATTCGTTCTCGTACTTCTGCTGCTCATCCCAAATAAAAAACGTCAAGGGGCTGTTCTTGATGTTGACGTCGCCTAA
- a CDS encoding ABC transporter permease, protein MSGAFKDNYGVTSTAEIKAVFNSPIARGAFGNSLEISIKTAIIGAILGGLFAWAIATGKQGGVFYKVSVALSSVLAQFGGVMLVFAFLATFGFNGLVLTFATQFLPTSFLADASWLYSMNGLAVLYTFFQIPLMVLVFLPTLENLQPQWREASDALGGKYYEYWIRVGIPILTPSFAGAALLLFVNSFSAYATASILINLADFLTPLQIATALTSETGGSNPAEAKVLSLFMVIVVIIAMTLYALLRRNVSKWEQRR, encoded by the coding sequence ATGTCGGGAGCGTTCAAAGATAATTACGGCGTTACAAGTACGGCTGAAATTAAGGCAGTTTTTAACTCTCCTATTGCTAGAGGCGCCTTTGGTAACTCGCTTGAAATCTCCATAAAGACAGCGATTATCGGTGCGATTTTGGGTGGCCTCTTTGCTTGGGCAATCGCAACAGGTAAGCAAGGTGGAGTCTTCTACAAGGTTTCAGTAGCACTCAGCAGCGTGTTGGCCCAGTTCGGTGGCGTCATGCTTGTCTTTGCTTTTCTAGCAACCTTTGGCTTTAACGGCTTAGTCTTAACTTTTGCTACACAGTTCTTACCAACTTCTTTTCTTGCCGATGCCAGCTGGCTTTACAGCATGAATGGTTTGGCCGTTCTCTATACCTTTTTCCAGATTCCTTTGATGGTTCTGGTATTTCTGCCTACTCTAGAAAACTTACAACCCCAGTGGCGTGAAGCCTCTGATGCTCTTGGCGGTAAGTACTACGAGTACTGGATTCGCGTTGGAATCCCAATTCTGACCCCTTCTTTTGCAGGAGCAGCCCTTCTTCTCTTCGTTAACTCTTTTTCAGCCTATGCCACTGCAAGTATCTTGATTAACCTCGCAGATTTCCTCACTCCTCTTCAGATCGCCACAGCGCTAACCAGTGAGACTGGTGGATCAAATCCTGCTGAAGCAAAGGTTTTATCACTCTTTATGGTCATAGTCGTCATCATTGCAATGACTTTGTATGCACTACTTCGTCGCAACGTGAGTAAGTGGGAGCAACGTCGATGA